The window CTGCTGTCTCACTTCTGATCTCAGTAAAGTCGAGGAGTAAGGCCAGCGGCAGGAGAAGTCACCTGTTGCAATGTTTTTCTGGGCCAATGCTTCGCAAAGAGGATCTGCATCCTGGCTAAGCTTTGTACACTCTGTGTACACTCCTCCGAAACTAAGGTTGGTGGCTGGGCCCTCACATGAATTATCATCAACATTAGCCTGAAAGTTGAAGTTCGTGGAGCGCATGTCCACACAACCAGGGCGGGTGTTGATCTTGTAGTAACGATCTATTGCCTTACTCACTGTGTGAGCCACTTTACCAACGGTGGGTTGTGGCAGAACAGGGAACATGTTTGAGTTTATAAAGTAGTTGATTGGAAATCCAGAACGGTCAATGGCGACCAGGTTATTCCTGGTATTTTCTTGCCACTTCTGCAAAGTGATCCCAGGATAAAAAGGTATGCCTCCATGGCTCTGGATGAGGGAGTATTGAATGTTGGACTGATATGTTTTAAGCAATGAGCTTTGCTGGCTAGACTGGCTGCTTATGTCAAATTTGAGTTTGTCAAAAAAGTTTAATCCAGCCTGGGCTTTTACAGTGGAGCTATCTGAAGAGCTGTCGGACACATAAGAGGAACGGAGGTAGTCTTCCTGCACCAAAGAAGCCCCGGCATCTACGCTGGTGATAACATGGGTTCCATAGTCCAGCACCATCTTCTCACAGAGATAGTCTGCGTTCCTCGTTTGGTTGTTTTCAATCGCATCCGCTATAAGTTGGACTTGCTGCGCAAAGCGGGAGTCCAACGTGAAGTCAGGGTAAGCTTTAACTGTGTAGAGGAAGTTGCGAACCTGTTAATAgaattaaaatagaaattattctCAGTTTATTACATagaattaaatagaattaaaaagaattattaaatagaataaaatagaaattattctCAGTTTATTACATTTCCCTATGTATCACTATAAAAACCGCTTGAATTGCATTTTTCTTACTTAACACCATATTTCAATAATCTATCTACAGGGGCTTTCAAAAGCTCTCATATCCTGAAAGTCTGTCTGGTAATTTCAATGTACGAACACAAACTTCATTGAATCTTATTAGGATTTTACGTGATACACAACACAAAGTACCAAATAATTGGGAAATGTAAGAAAAAGAGCAAATGgttttcaacaaataaaaatctgaagtgtAGTTGTAACTTCAGGTCACCACTACATAACGCTATTTGCCAAAACCAGCCgtcacagagagacagagtgCGCAGATTGGTGCGATCCTTATTTTCATCAATCACGTCCTCATTTTTTGTAGAATCACGTACAAAGAACATTTAcaagaataatttttttgtatattataCTTAAAATGCTGTGGgcaaaccagaaccagagtcaCTGTGAATAAAACTGATTTGGATTTTGATTATTGCAGAGAAAGGCATTTCTGCAAAGAAGTGTATGccacactgtttttttattttattttgatttgtgaaaaatgttgaaaaccactAAGCATTTTCCTTTTCACTACACAATTATCCACAACCTAATGTTAGTCTGTAACAGAAAATCCCAATACCACTAGATTCAAGTTTTTGTTTGACGAGACAAAACGTGTGAAGCTCAAGGggtgtgaaaacatttccaaGGCACTACACTAATATGTATGtaagatatttttaaattatttctagttgttttttttgtttttttttcaaagaacacCACATGCATGGTTTTaggtatttaaaacaagatggataaataaataaaaaacgtaCCTGTACTCTGGCTGTAGTTGAAGAATCTTTGACCTGATGTGATTTCATCCTTGTGTGCTCTGTCGAAAACTTGCCGTTCAGCACTGAAAAGAACGACACGTCGGCGTTTATAGAGCTTGATGTTGTGCTTTTCTGCTCCAGCCAGGAGCCGATGATCTCTGAGTTGGTCTCCACGCCTGTCTCCTTCCGAGGGATGACAAACACCTCGTCTGGGATGAGGTAGAGCCCGTCCTCAGTGGTTTGGCAGTCGAAGTAGCTGAGGTTCATCACTCGGCCCATGTCCATGTTGCGCAGGTTGTCCCAGCCTCCTCCAGGCAGGACTTCCAGGGCTGTGAGGGAAATGTTGCTGGAAGCCCGGCATTGTCTGAGCCAGTTGGTCGGACGCCTCACGGGACCAGAGGAGCAGATTTGAAAAAGAGTGAGAGCAGCCAGGAGTGTCAGGGCTGACTTCATGATGCCTCTTTCTGAAGTGAAAACTGAATCAACTCAATATAAAGTTCAAGCCAAGTCCTGCCTCTAATTTGAATAATCATATGACAAACAGGAAGCCCAAAGAAAGGGTTCTGGTTTGCTTTCAGTTGCATTTCTAATGCCTCTTTTTGATTTTCATGTACtgataaatacaacaaaaaattaaatcctgGTCAGATTTAAAGCCAATACTTCATACTTTTGCAGGCATTAGTTATTTCTCATATGTCAGTGACTAAAAGAACATTGATCCTAAAAGAgttgcattttgtcagaattaGATGATGTGTTTTCTATCAGTTATGCCAGAGAAGGTAAACACAAAACCATGAAGGATACTAACCTATTTTAAGCAATTGTGTAGAAATACAAGGTTAAATACACACCACTCACTCTACTCCACCAATACAGTACAGGTGTTCAAATGCCCCTTCAGTTTAGCAGATTTACCAGCTATGCTATCaagacaacaataaaaaaacatttttacagtctTATTTTGACAGAAAATGTCACCTCCCTGTAATATAACCAtaataaaagagaaatcataCCAAAACCAACTGATAAGAGccataaaattaataaatgaatcaGTGAAATTGCAATGATTTATAGGTTTATTGAAGTTATGTTGAAACTTTATTAAAGTGCTCTGTGctattttccattttatgtggtgatttaaaaaaaaaacaagaatttagACATCACGGTAAGCTGAAAGATCTAGTTTAAGAACTGAATGAAACTTAACAATGGGTCTAACATAAAACACACCTCCATTACAGCACAGACAGATTCTcagaaataaaccatttaacctTAACAAAAAAGAGATCTGAGCCTCTTTGActaatgctggtgaagatttgATTAATGATatcggttaaaaaagggagATGTAAAACTTTATCTATACTAAAAGCGTCACGCTGCTGTATTTGTAGTCTTCCTCAtttaaaaaggaacagaaaGTAGACGTGCAAACACAAGATAAGAGGAAATATTGGTCTACATCACATGAGCGTACGTCACTGGGAATGTCCGATGAATTTATGATTCTGCATGTCTGAATCTGTTTTGGTCCACACAAAGAGCTTTGAAAAATTTCCAGGTGTTAATGATTCTGTGAAATAACCTGCAAAATCAATCCAAGGTTATGGGAAGCCTTTGGAGAAAAACTCCCAGTTTGGTATTTGAGAAGTTTCTGTTGTTTCCCTATCTTTGTTGTGAAAAGATGGATCGCAACTGTAAACTTCACACTAACCTGACTGCCACTCACTCTCCTACACTACCCTCAATAAACGTAACACAATAAGTAATAAGTGGgtgatattattattactgataTTATttatgccttgcaaaagttttcatatgTGTTGCACTTTTCAGCTGTTGCACTTTTCAACCTGCAACATCAagcttcaatttattttattggaattttctGACAGACCAACTCAAAGTAGTGCACAACCTTGTGCTGGAATTAACATAAtacacaggattttttttttttcagaatatttGACACTTACAAATAAGATAATTGTgacatttgtttgtctttacACCCTTACCCCCACCCTCAGATCAATACTTCACTTctcacttcctgtttcagtCACAGATGCAAATCTCGTGCGTGAATATTCAAGTCTTGTTGCATTTTCTCTATAGtatttatgtctggactttgactggtccaTTTAATATACTGCATTAATACGTTTGATGCAAAGCATTCCTTTTTAattatagttgttttatttgtagaagGTGCACCTccatagcctcgtgagaccatcctgatctcgcgaggtttcaaggtttcactcgcagatcagtctggatactctccgttaaagaaaatttggagccgttcaccaaacgaacgtccaatcagcgttggctttgaggcgggttgaggtgtgacgcaacgggaagcgcgtcagttcagtctaaagaacatggcggcttcagctgatgaaactagcgttagcgtggctatcgagcaagttttatcggaattacagagtatttatttgctgagctaacgagcctttacttgcagcagcaagagtagcttggcttgtggttgtgttttcgtcgtcgctctgttacgtgtgacgacgaatctgattggttcatttggcccgtctatcaccaacataggccaatcagctaaccagtattttcgccccttcccaaaattacttcaacggaaggtttccagatggatatgcggagcaaatctatctggcggagtcaggtaagcacCTCCACCCCAGATTTAAGTTTTGCTACAGCAGGTTTTATTTTCAGACTTCCTTATATCTATCGTCACATCTAGTGTGATCAGTCTTcccaccttcttaacaacgaccagccgctttgacgttttccagtcaggtttccgtgctcccCACAGTACAGAggccgcccttatcaaggtgtttattgacatccatataaatacagactgtggcagaatcacagtgctggttcttttggacctcagtgcagccaTCGATACTGTCGAtgactccattctgttagaacgcctggagaactgggtcggcctctctggtacagctctcaactggtttaaatcctacttaaagaacagggaatattttgtatcagtaggtaactttacatcagagatgacaaaaatcacatgtggggttccccaagggtccattctgtgtcccctcctcttcaatatctacatgctcagataataaaaaacaacatcagctgccataactatgcagacgacacacagctttacatcaccatgtcaccaggtgactatgaaccagttcaggcactgagtaaatgcctagaagaaatcaatgcctggatgtgccaaatttttcttcaattaaaagaaaacaaaacagaagtaataatatttggaccaatagaggagagatcaaaagttagctcacagcttcagtcgcttcagctgggaaccactgatcaggcccgaaatctgggagtagtgatggactcagacctgaacctccaaaagcatttacaaggtcggctttctatcacctgaagaacatttccaggattaaaggactaatgactcagaaggatctggaaagactaatccatgcgtttatatttagtagaattgattactgcaatggtgttttcacaggtctgcctaaaaagtggatcagacagctgcagctgatccagaacgctgctgcccgcgtcctcactaagactaagaaaatagagaacatcaccccagttctaaagtccttacactggctccctgtatctcagagaatagacttcaaaatacttctgttagtctataaatccctgaatggcttagcacctaaatacattacagacttgttatcagtgtatcaaccctcaagaccactcaggtcctctggctccagcctactctgcatacctagaaccagaactaaacacggagaagcagcatttagttcccatgctccacttatctggaataaacttccagaaaactgtgaaagtgcagaaagcctgagttcctttaaatcaagattaaaaacacatttgttaaggattgcctttgactgttctagttaaactgttctactgaaacatcattagttcaactttgccGACCttttcaactgtttttaatgttctattttgtttctacattttattcctacttgcttttattctgttttattttcctatattttaatcatgtaaatcaATTTGCAtagtctctgtactgaattgtgctatataaataattttgccttgccttgcctcctGGATTTTGGCCTCATGGGTGTTGCTTGGAGCCTTTCCACCAACTCACATATATACGCCCTCACATATAGACATATCTCCTAAACAGCAGTTCATTGGGTCCAGGCATTGTTTATCTACAGGTTGACATCTGTATCAGGTCAGAATGGGACCTACATTCTGACCTGATAAGGGAAAAAGGGAAGTACAAAGATTTTCTAGAGATTACATTTGGTTCGAgtgtacttttgtttttgtgtgtaacAGTGCATAAAGCCGCTTCTCCAGGAAGTATTGTGCACACTAGCAAATTAATTGGAAACCCAACAAGATTAACTAGGTTATCAATGTaaacaagtttaattttttgaggcaaaattgtaaaattataGAATTCCGAGTAATATACTAACAATCTGTCATTTCAGCAATAATCAagcaagttaaaaaataaaagcaaatacgTCAGACTGcttaaatcaaaaatattttattattttaaacaatgcATTTCAGTCTATGACTGATCATGACAGATGAGGTGGAAAAGAGAGAAACAATAGAAAATGGAAGGAAACAGCAAGTTCAGTAAAGCAAACTTAGTTCTGTTGAATGCGTTTTAGTCCACACAGGGTGAAAGCCCAGAAGTAGTGCCGTTTGGTTCCACGCAGCTCTCACTTCTTGGCTGCAGCCTTGGTCTTCCTAGCCTTGACCCTCTTCACTTTCTTTGGGCTCTTTGGCTTCTTTGCCTTTTTGGCTGCAGCAGGTTTCTTGGTTTTCTTGGGGCTCTtagccttcctcttcttctttggcgacttcttggctgcttttttGGTGACCTTCTTTGCCTTCTTCTTGGTCtttggcttcttcttcttcaccacCTTCCTCTTTCGGGGTTTAGGAGGCTTCTTGTTGAGCTTAAAGGAGCCCTTGCTCCGGAGCAAAACTTTCTTGCTCACCAGACGCTTGATGGCGACGGCAATCCTTGCCTTGTTCTTCACCACATCGTATCCCCCAGCTTTCAGAGTCTTCTTCACAGCTGCCAGGGACACGCCACCTCTCTGTGAGGAGGCAGATACGACCTTCAGGATCAGGTCAGACACCGAAGGGCCTGTCTTCTTCTTAGGTTTGGCCTTCTTTTTAGCCAGAGGTGCCGCTGGCAAAGCAATCGCAGGAGAAGACATCGTGACGCTCCACCTGTAGGCTCAGTTCGGTTAAAGTCAAACGCTGTCAGAGAAAT of the Fundulus heteroclitus isolate FHET01 chromosome 12, MU-UCD_Fhet_4.1, whole genome shotgun sequence genome contains:
- the mpeg1.1 gene encoding macrophage expressed 1, tandem duplicate 1; translation: MKSALTLLAALTLFQICSSGPVRRPTNWLRQCRASSNISLTALEVLPGGGWDNLRNMDMGRVMNLSYFDCQTTEDGLYLIPDEVFVIPRKETGVETNSEIIGSWLEQKSTTSSSINADVSFFSVLNGKFSTEHTRMKSHQVKDSSTTARVQVRNFLYTVKAYPDFTLDSRFAQQVQLIADAIENNQTRNADYLCEKMVLDYGTHVITSVDAGASLVQEDYLRSSYVSDSSSDSSTVKAQAGLNFFDKLKFDISSQSSQQSSLLKTYQSNIQYSLIQSHGGIPFYPGITLQKWQENTRNNLVAIDRSGFPINYFINSNMFPVLPQPTVGKVAHTVSKAIDRYYKINTRPGCVDMRSTNFNFQANVDDNSCEGPATNLSFGGVYTECTKLSQDADPLCEALAQKNIATGDFSCRWPYSSTLLRSEVRQQGYTENHCYEVRHSCGFLGLSHCYRTDCENVYRVQVARVNTYWCSVNGQAPEKSGYLFGGIYGTSFQNPITKSKSCPQSFTPVKFLSDGQMICVSNDYEIGTKYSVPFGGLFSCEASNPLAKYQHRCPPKFSQHLATVSDGCEILYCVQSGLFTGGDLQPIHLPPFTKSPLVSMQATNTVMVLTEGEQSWVRVGPTKAWKLVKPEEIPELVRKFNPDLNQMSSGEKAGVAFGVMGLIALVVIVAVVIRRRRRYSGFRSGEYQEIGEQVETEMPSEEA
- the LOC105931421 gene encoding protamine-like protein, which produces MSSPAIALPAAPLAKKKAKPKKKTGPSVSDLILKVVSASSQRGGVSLAAVKKTLKAGGYDVVKNKARIAVAIKRLVSKKVLLRSKGSFKLNKKPPKPRKRKVVKKKKPKTKKKAKKVTKKAAKKSPKKKRKAKSPKKTKKPAAAKKAKKPKSPKKVKRVKARKTKAAAKK